From the genome of Sphingobacterium sp. UGAL515B_05:
GCTGAGTGTTCTGTTATTTTTACAGGGATTTTGATAGGCAGAAAGTTCTTGATGGATTTATGTTTTCAATAAAAAAGCTGGATTTTATATCCAGCTTTTTTATTATTTGATCAATCCAATTATTTGATCAATCCAGCCCTTTTCAACAAAGGTTCTACCGAAGGTTCTTGTCCCCGGAAACGTTTGTAAAGAACCATTGGATGTTCGGTTCCACCTTTTGAAAGAATATTATCCTTGAATTTGGTTGCGATTTCCTTATTGAAAATACCGTTTTGTTTAAAGTAGTCAAATGCATCGGCATCCAGTACTTCGGCCCATTTATAGCTGTAATAGCCCGAAGAATAACCGCCATTGAAAATATGGGAGAAGGCTGTGCTCATGGCATTGTCCTTGACATCGGGATAGAGTTTTGTCGAGGCAAACTGTTGATCTTCGAATGCTTTCAGATCCGAGATCGCGGTTGGATCCTGTCCATGCCAGCCCATATCCAATAGACCAAAGCTCAATTGGCGCATTGTTGCCATACCCTCAAGAAATGAAGCGCTTTCGCGGATCTTTTCGACAAGTTCAATCGGAATCACTTCGCCAGTTTCATAGTGTTTGGCAAATAGCTCAAGAGCTTCTTTTTCGTAGCACCAGTTTTCCATCACCTGACTCGGTAACTCGACAAAATCCCAATATACAGAGGTTCCAGATAGTGTAGGATAAGTGCTATCAGCTAGCATACCATGTAGGGCATGTCCAAATTCGTGAAATAATGTGGTCACTTCCTGAAAGGTCAACAGCGAAGGTTTTGAAGCTGTAGGACGTGTAAAATTGCAAACAATGGAGACATGCGGACGTTCTTGTTTACCCTGTTGAATGTACTGTGGCTTGAAAGATGTCATCCAGGCCCCATTTCTCTTTCCTTTACGCGGGAAGAAATCGGCATAGAAGATAGCGACTAATTCACCGTTGTCTTTACTGACCTCAAATGTTTGTACTTCTTCGTGGTAGGTATCTATTGTATCGACTTCCTTGAAGTTGATGCCAAACAAGCGATGGGCTACTTCAAATGCACCTTGTAAGACATTTTCGAGTTTGAAATAAGGTTTGAGCTTTTCATCGTCCAAATTAAAGCGTTCCTGTTTCAGCTTTTCGGCATAATAGGCGCCATCCCATTTTTCCAATTGGTCTATGCCATGCATGTTTTTTGCAAATTGGGATAATTCTGCAAATTCTTTCACTGCCGCTGGTTTCGCTTTTCCAAGTAGGTCGTTTAGGAATTCGGTGACTTTACTTGGGTTTTGCGCCATACGTTCGGCAAGGACAAAGTCTGCATGGGTGGCGTAGCCTAATAAGTTAGCCCGTTCGAAGCGCAGTTTTACAATTTTAAGGACATTGTCCACGTTGTTGTGCTCGTTATCCTGAAAAGCTTTACGGCCTGCGGCGAGGGTAATTTCTTTGCGAAGTTCCCGATTGTCGGCATAAGTGACAAAAGGAAGATAGCTCGGGAAATCCAGGGTAAAAAGCCAGCCTTCTTTTTCGTTGGCTTTAGCCAAAGCATGGGCAGCTTCTACAGCACCCTCTGGAAGTCCAGCAAGATCTTTTTCGTCTGTTACCAACAGCTGATAGGCATTGGTTTCGGCCAGGACATTCTCCCCGAATTTCAATTTTAAAAGCGATAGCTCGGCATCTATTTCGCGGAGCTTTTCTTTCTGTTCATCATTTAAAAGTGCGCCGTTGCGTACAAAATCCTTATAGGATTTTTCCAATAAGGTGGTTTGCTCTGCCGTCAATGTCAGTTGATCCTTCTGGTCGTATACAGCCTTAACCCTTTTGAAAAGATCGAAATTTAAGGTGATATCATTGCCTAAAGCAGATAGTTTTGGGGCGACATCCTGTGCGATCTTTTCGAGATCAGCATTGGTTTCAGCGGAATGCAGATTGAAAAAGATATTGGACAAACGATCTAGTGTCTGTCCAGAGTAGGACATAGCAGCGATGGTATTGTCGAAAGTTGCCGTTTCGGGATTGTTGACGATAGCATCTACTTCATCTTTTGTCTTCTGAATAGCCTCATCAAATGCGGGAATATAATCTTCGTTTTTTATCTGTGAAAACGGAGCCGTGTCGTGCTGCGTTTTAAATTTTTCTGTTAAAATACTCATAGGAGTAAATGTAATAAATATTTATTTCAAGCGATAACATCTGCTTAAATTATGGGGCTGAGATGATATTTGACCGAATAGGCGTTTAGGCTGCGCCGAAAATTTAGGAGGAAAATTAGAACTGCATAAAAAAAGAGCTCAGAGGAGCTCTTTTTTATATTTGGGTAGGAGATTAGGCCAGTTTTCCTAATGCTTCTTTGATTCTTTTTAAAGCTTCAATCAAACTTTCGTCTGAAGCAGCATAAGACAAGCGGATGTAATTGTCGTTACCGAATGAATCTCCACCTACTGTAGCTACGTGACCAACATTCAATAAGTACAATGCCAAATCAGATGAGTTTTTAATGACATTACCATCTTGGTCTTTTTTACCAAAGAACGAAGAGATTTCTGGGAAGAAATAGAATGCGCCCTCTGGAAGATTTGTTCTTACGCCAGGGATTTCAGTCAATAGATCGTATACCAATTGGCGACGACGAGCGAAAGCTTCTTTCATTTTGTTGACAGATTCTAATCCTTGTTCATAAGCGACGATTCCTGCACGTTGAGAAATTGAACATGTACCTGAGGTTGTCTGTCCTTGTAATTTATCATTCGCGGCAGCAATGGTTTTGTTGGCAGCGATATAACCTAAACGCCATCCCGTCATTGCAAATGCTTTTGAAAAGCCATTGATGATAATTACTCTATCTTTGATGCTTTCAAATTGTGCGATGGATTCGTGTTTGTCTACAAAGTTGATATGCTCGTAGATTTCATCGGATAGGATAAATACCTGTGGATGTTTTTCGAAAACTTCAGCTAATGCAGCCAATTCATCTTTGCTGTAAACTGTTCCTGTGGGGTTGTTTGGCGAAGAGAACATAAACAATTTGGTTTTTGGTGTAATTGCCGCTTCCAATTGTGCTGGTGTAATCTTAAAGTTATTGTCGATCTCTGTATTGATAAATACCGATTTTCCTTCTGCTAAAACGACCATTTCGGAGTATGATACCCAATACGGTGTTGGGATAATTACCTCATCACCTGGGTTGATCAACGTCAAAATTACATTAGACAGGGATTGTTTCGCACCTGTAGAAACAACAATTTGAGAGATATCATAATCTAAATTGTTTTCTGTCTTCAACTTGTTTACAATTGCCTGGCGCAATTCAGGGTATCCCGGTACCGGCGAATAACGCGTCCAGTTTTCATCTAGGGCTTTCTTCGCTGCATCTTTTACATGCTCAGGGGTGTTGAAATCAGGTTCACCTACGCTAAGGCTAATTACATTAACGCCTTTCGCTGCTAATTCGCGGCCCAACTTGGTCATTTTAAGTGTAGCCGATTCGGACAAATTATTTATCCTGTCTGATAAGTATGATGATGTGCTCATGGTAAGACAAAGATATTAT
Proteins encoded in this window:
- a CDS encoding M3 family metallopeptidase, translated to MSILTEKFKTQHDTAPFSQIKNEDYIPAFDEAIQKTKDEVDAIVNNPETATFDNTIAAMSYSGQTLDRLSNIFFNLHSAETNADLEKIAQDVAPKLSALGNDITLNFDLFKRVKAVYDQKDQLTLTAEQTTLLEKSYKDFVRNGALLNDEQKEKLREIDAELSLLKLKFGENVLAETNAYQLLVTDEKDLAGLPEGAVEAAHALAKANEKEGWLFTLDFPSYLPFVTYADNRELRKEITLAAGRKAFQDNEHNNVDNVLKIVKLRFERANLLGYATHADFVLAERMAQNPSKVTEFLNDLLGKAKPAAVKEFAELSQFAKNMHGIDQLEKWDGAYYAEKLKQERFNLDDEKLKPYFKLENVLQGAFEVAHRLFGINFKEVDTIDTYHEEVQTFEVSKDNGELVAIFYADFFPRKGKRNGAWMTSFKPQYIQQGKQERPHVSIVCNFTRPTASKPSLLTFQEVTTLFHEFGHALHGMLADSTYPTLSGTSVYWDFVELPSQVMENWCYEKEALELFAKHYETGEVIPIELVEKIRESASFLEGMATMRQLSFGLLDMGWHGQDPTAISDLKAFEDQQFASTKLYPDVKDNAMSTAFSHIFNGGYSSGYYSYKWAEVLDADAFDYFKQNGIFNKEIATKFKDNILSKGGTEHPMVLYKRFRGQEPSVEPLLKRAGLIK
- a CDS encoding pyridoxal phosphate-dependent aminotransferase, giving the protein MSTSSYLSDRINNLSESATLKMTKLGRELAAKGVNVISLSVGEPDFNTPEHVKDAAKKALDENWTRYSPVPGYPELRQAIVNKLKTENNLDYDISQIVVSTGAKQSLSNVILTLINPGDEVIIPTPYWVSYSEMVVLAEGKSVFINTEIDNNFKITPAQLEAAITPKTKLFMFSSPNNPTGTVYSKDELAALAEVFEKHPQVFILSDEIYEHINFVDKHESIAQFESIKDRVIIINGFSKAFAMTGWRLGYIAANKTIAAANDKLQGQTTSGTCSISQRAGIVAYEQGLESVNKMKEAFARRRQLVYDLLTEIPGVRTNLPEGAFYFFPEISSFFGKKDQDGNVIKNSSDLALYLLNVGHVATVGGDSFGNDNYIRLSYAASDESLIEALKRIKEALGKLA